A window of Sutcliffiella cohnii contains these coding sequences:
- a CDS encoding Mrp/NBP35 family ATP-binding protein translates to MKNTHIIAIASGKGGVGKSTVSANLAVSLAREGKSVALIDLDIYGFSIPKMFSITASPKTINGKIIPVESHGVKIMSMGFLVKGNEPIVWRGPMLGKMIEHFTKDVIWGELDYMILDLPPGTGDIALDMHHYIPQSKEIIVTTPHPTAAHVAERAGVMAQKANHDILGIVENMSFFTPPNSEEKHYIFGKNGGVNLANTLQTEVLVKLPIEPVEEDKISSAIFTEESPLYYAYKELAQKVQLLLQGAGDNYVNEK, encoded by the coding sequence ATGAAAAATACACATATAATTGCAATTGCAAGTGGTAAAGGCGGAGTTGGTAAGTCTACCGTTTCTGCCAATCTAGCTGTTAGTTTAGCGAGAGAAGGAAAAAGTGTAGCACTAATCGATTTAGATATATATGGATTTAGTATTCCGAAGATGTTTTCTATTACAGCAAGCCCTAAAACGATCAACGGAAAAATCATCCCTGTAGAATCACATGGAGTTAAGATTATGTCGATGGGCTTTTTAGTAAAAGGAAATGAGCCAATAGTTTGGAGAGGCCCTATGTTAGGAAAAATGATTGAACATTTTACGAAGGATGTAATTTGGGGAGAGTTAGATTATATGATATTAGATTTACCTCCAGGAACAGGTGATATTGCACTTGATATGCACCATTACATTCCTCAAAGTAAAGAAATTATCGTTACGACACCACATCCAACAGCAGCACATGTAGCAGAACGAGCTGGTGTGATGGCACAAAAAGCAAATCATGATATTTTAGGTATTGTTGAAAATATGAGTTTCTTCACCCCTCCAAATTCAGAGGAAAAACATTATATTTTTGGCAAGAATGGTGGAGTCAACTTAGCAAACACACTTCAAACAGAAGTATTAGTTAAATTGCCGATTGAACCAGTTGAGGAAGATAAAATTAGTAGTGCCATTTTCACGGAAGAATCGCCGTTATATTACGCTTATAAAGAGTTAGCACAAAAAGTACAATTACTTTTACAAGGTGCAGGTGATAATTATGTTAACGAAAAATAA
- a CDS encoding MFS transporter — protein sequence MEFSRSFYSKTSMYAFFVSLFLIFLTWVSTDSFLHFDMALLGYFLSSIIFAIGITIRMCAWLIRPATHQVMKRSFSNLKNRKRKKRNMKAIAKTAFENIVLQKFIFKRGIWRGVQHIMIAWGCIGSFAITFGLTFGWLRFDLIDPSTYQIVMFNIPTMKMAANGFLASLIYNGLNITALMVLLGVVMALIRRNKSQDVKVTQRVEFDLFPLYLLLAVTVSGLVLTVSYAFLNGFLHHYLTLIHQVTVVMLLVYFPFGKLFHFPIRPLATAVPMNYQEELKVDTRECAKCKTTYSSDDQISDVKAILGAQSFDLKLADGTYLSDYCPACRRRIRAMKQMNMEAPIGDPYGPVQTRNGIHLSGFGKKRSEDFYKLPTNKDESNSGRDLT from the coding sequence ATGGAGTTTTCAAGGTCTTTTTATTCTAAAACAAGTATGTACGCGTTTTTTGTTTCATTATTTTTAATCTTTCTTACTTGGGTTAGTACCGATAGTTTTCTACATTTTGATATGGCGTTACTAGGTTACTTCCTATCATCAATCATTTTTGCAATCGGAATAACGATTAGAATGTGTGCATGGTTAATTCGGCCAGCTACTCATCAAGTAATGAAAAGGAGTTTCTCAAACTTAAAAAATCGTAAACGTAAAAAAAGAAATATGAAAGCAATCGCAAAAACAGCATTTGAAAATATCGTTCTTCAAAAGTTTATTTTTAAAAGAGGAATATGGCGTGGAGTGCAACACATTATGATTGCTTGGGGCTGTATTGGATCTTTCGCAATTACATTCGGATTAACATTCGGTTGGTTACGATTTGATTTAATAGACCCATCCACTTATCAAATTGTCATGTTTAATATACCAACTATGAAAATGGCTGCAAATGGATTTTTGGCTAGCTTAATATATAACGGTTTAAATATTACAGCTCTAATGGTGTTACTCGGTGTAGTCATGGCACTAATTAGAAGAAATAAAAGTCAAGATGTGAAAGTAACACAACGAGTGGAATTTGATTTATTCCCATTATATTTATTGCTTGCAGTAACAGTTTCAGGATTAGTTTTAACTGTCTCTTATGCTTTCTTAAATGGTTTCTTACATCATTATTTAACGCTAATTCACCAAGTGACAGTAGTAATGCTACTCGTATACTTTCCATTCGGTAAGCTATTCCACTTCCCAATTCGTCCTTTAGCGACAGCGGTTCCGATGAACTACCAGGAGGAGCTAAAGGTAGATACGAGAGAGTGTGCAAAATGTAAAACAACGTATAGTAGTGACGATCAAATTTCAGACGTAAAGGCAATATTAGGTGCACAAAGCTTCGATTTAAAACTAGCAGATGGAACATACTTATCTGATTATTGCCCTGCTTGTCGAAGAAGAATTCGCGCGATGAAGCAAATGAATATGGAAGCGCCAATTGGTGACCCATACGGACCAGTTCAAACAAGAAATGGAATTCATCTATCTGGGTTTGGGAAAAAACGCTCAGAAGATTTTTATAAATTACCAACAAACAAAGATGAGAGTAACAGTGGGAGGGACTTAACGTGA
- the fdhF gene encoding formate dehydrogenase subunit alpha, whose amino-acid sequence MSVYQVKDGVKNLIKPGEKLITTHCCYCGMQCGMHIRVNEKSGKVVGVEPRYDWPVTNGKMCPKGVTAYQTIDHKERIKTPLIKKNGQFVEATWKEALDLIEENYKRLQREHGKDALSVFGGVSMTNEKCYLVGKYARAVLGTRYIDYNGRFCMSSAAGGFMKTFGIDRGSTLPWPELEHTDCFFMAGTNTAECHPTSIQWLWKAKDKGAKLIVADPREVPTARVADVHLDLKPGTDSALANGMMHLLIKEGYVDEAYVAERCNNYEELKDSVRKYTPKYTSEITGVAEEKIIKAAHIFGQSPKSVVMFARGVEQQTKGVDNVALYSSMALLRGQVGKFASGVATFTGQGNGQGGREHGQKADALPGYRKINDPEAVKYISGVWGINPSEMPKEGVSAYEMFDEIQRGKIRAMHVICSNPAVSAPNTEYIWDGFKKLDFMVVSDFFLSETAEFADVVLPATSWAEDEGTTTNLEGRVIRIRKVVEPIGESKPDWEIFKMIAERMGKGHLFPYNNAREIFEEFRIASKGGKADYYGITWERIEKEDGVFWPCPSEDHPGTPTMFKEKFGTPDGKANLAVVKWQEPGEIPTPEYPHILTTGRVVFHYLSGSQTRRVDFLMEQCPLPYVEMHPELASQYNLLNGDKVKLTTKRSHMELEVRLTKAIRKDTIFVPYHWGKELAVNQLTNPALDPTSRMPEFKVCSVKIEKI is encoded by the coding sequence GTGAGTGTATACCAAGTTAAAGACGGAGTAAAAAACTTAATTAAACCAGGTGAAAAGTTAATTACAACACATTGCTGCTATTGTGGGATGCAGTGTGGGATGCATATACGTGTAAATGAGAAATCTGGAAAAGTAGTAGGTGTTGAACCAAGATATGATTGGCCGGTAACAAACGGAAAAATGTGTCCGAAAGGTGTTACTGCTTATCAAACAATTGATCATAAAGAAAGAATTAAAACACCACTAATTAAAAAAAATGGTCAATTTGTAGAAGCGACATGGAAAGAAGCTTTAGATTTAATAGAAGAGAATTATAAAAGATTACAGCGTGAACATGGGAAAGATGCCCTTTCTGTTTTCGGTGGAGTATCCATGACAAATGAAAAATGTTACTTAGTTGGGAAATACGCTCGCGCCGTATTAGGTACGAGATACATTGACTATAACGGACGTTTTTGTATGAGTTCTGCTGCAGGTGGCTTCATGAAAACATTCGGTATTGACCGTGGTTCGACTTTACCTTGGCCAGAACTAGAACATACCGATTGTTTCTTTATGGCTGGTACGAACACAGCTGAATGTCATCCAACTAGTATTCAATGGCTGTGGAAAGCAAAAGACAAAGGCGCAAAATTAATTGTAGCTGACCCACGTGAAGTTCCAACAGCTCGTGTGGCTGACGTACATTTAGATTTAAAACCAGGTACAGACTCTGCACTAGCAAACGGAATGATGCACTTACTAATAAAAGAAGGCTATGTGGATGAAGCGTATGTAGCGGAGCGCTGTAATAACTATGAAGAGTTAAAAGATTCGGTACGTAAGTACACACCAAAATACACTTCAGAAATTACAGGTGTTGCGGAAGAAAAAATAATAAAAGCTGCTCATATATTTGGTCAATCTCCAAAATCCGTTGTTATGTTTGCTCGCGGAGTGGAACAACAAACGAAAGGTGTAGACAATGTTGCGTTATATAGCTCAATGGCACTACTAAGAGGTCAAGTAGGAAAATTTGCTTCTGGTGTTGCAACGTTTACTGGACAAGGGAACGGTCAAGGTGGTCGTGAACACGGACAAAAAGCAGACGCACTTCCAGGCTACAGAAAAATTAATGATCCAGAAGCGGTGAAATATATTTCAGGCGTATGGGGAATCAATCCGAGCGAAATGCCGAAAGAAGGAGTTTCCGCATACGAAATGTTTGACGAAATTCAAAGAGGCAAAATTCGTGCAATGCATGTTATTTGTAGTAACCCTGCAGTATCAGCACCAAATACAGAATATATTTGGGATGGGTTCAAGAAGCTTGATTTTATGGTAGTAAGTGATTTCTTCCTATCTGAAACAGCTGAATTTGCAGATGTAGTCTTACCTGCAACATCTTGGGCTGAAGATGAAGGAACAACAACGAACTTAGAAGGTCGTGTTATTCGGATTCGTAAAGTAGTTGAACCGATTGGCGAATCAAAACCAGACTGGGAAATCTTTAAGATGATTGCAGAACGTATGGGTAAAGGCCATTTATTTCCATATAACAATGCAAGAGAAATATTTGAAGAGTTTCGGATTGCTTCAAAAGGCGGAAAAGCGGATTATTACGGAATTACTTGGGAACGTATCGAGAAAGAGGACGGAGTGTTCTGGCCGTGTCCTTCCGAAGATCACCCTGGTACGCCAACGATGTTTAAAGAAAAATTTGGAACTCCAGATGGGAAAGCGAATTTGGCAGTTGTTAAATGGCAAGAACCTGGAGAAATCCCAACACCTGAATATCCACACATTTTAACAACAGGACGTGTAGTATTCCATTATTTATCAGGCTCTCAAACGAGACGTGTCGATTTCTTAATGGAACAATGCCCACTACCATACGTGGAAATGCATCCCGAGCTAGCTAGTCAATACAACTTATTAAATGGAGATAAAGTAAAACTTACAACGAAAAGATCACATATGGAATTAGAGGTACGTTTAACGAAAGCAATTAGAAAAGACACGATCTTTGTACCGTATCACTGGGGAAAAGAGCTTGCCGTTAACCAATTAACAAACCCTGCTTTAGACCCAACATCTAGAATGCCTGAATTTAAAGTATGTTCCGTTAAAATAGAAAAAATTTAG
- a CDS encoding 4Fe-4S dicluster domain-containing protein: protein MNKIMYLEFERCIGCRACQAACRECGDHDAKERNYVEYVDFMESRQTYPMLCMQCKEPACARVCPANAIQITEEGVVLSAMEEKCIGCRNCTFGCPFGIPKFDFEENKMYKCDMCYDRTKHDIAPMCASVCPSEAIRFIDFDEMQALRRRRTQMNLVEGKKPKEGNKWEYVPEFFGVYSD from the coding sequence ATGAATAAAATAATGTATTTAGAATTTGAAAGATGTATAGGGTGTCGTGCGTGTCAAGCTGCTTGTCGAGAGTGTGGAGACCATGATGCGAAAGAAAGAAACTATGTAGAGTATGTGGACTTTATGGAAAGCCGTCAAACATATCCGATGCTATGTATGCAATGTAAAGAACCTGCTTGTGCGAGAGTTTGTCCAGCGAATGCGATTCAAATAACAGAAGAGGGCGTCGTTCTTTCAGCAATGGAAGAAAAATGTATCGGTTGTCGGAACTGTACGTTCGGTTGTCCTTTCGGAATACCTAAGTTCGATTTCGAAGAGAATAAAATGTATAAATGCGACATGTGTTATGACAGAACGAAGCATGATATTGCTCCAATGTGTGCATCTGTTTGTCCATCTGAAGCCATTCGATTTATTGACTTTGATGAAATGCAAGCATTACGTAGAAGACGTACGCAAATGAACTTAGTCGAAGGGAAAAAACCAAAAGAGGGGAACAAGTGGGAATATGTCCCTGAATTTTTTGGAGTTTATAGTGACTAA
- a CDS encoding ubiquinol-cytochrome c reductase iron-sulfur subunit, with the protein MPNKENKGKKTEDMINLVDNLNQKDDLNYNRRAFLKSAVGASITLGLATIPFSIKAMMDDGVEDENRVEIVDLEDLPKGTSVNFNYPTEHEPAILVHTPRGELKAYNNKCTHLQCPVFYEKENDTLLCPCHKGYFNVDSGHPEAGPPQRELPLIELEVHNGTVYAVGRKIRHG; encoded by the coding sequence ATGCCTAACAAAGAGAATAAAGGAAAAAAGACCGAAGATATGATAAATCTCGTCGATAACTTAAATCAAAAAGATGATTTGAATTATAATAGAAGAGCATTTTTAAAATCCGCTGTAGGAGCATCTATAACACTTGGGTTAGCGACAATTCCTTTTTCCATAAAAGCAATGATGGACGACGGTGTAGAGGATGAAAATAGAGTAGAAATAGTTGACTTGGAAGATTTGCCAAAAGGAACTTCCGTTAACTTTAATTATCCGACAGAACATGAACCAGCGATATTAGTTCATACACCTCGTGGTGAATTAAAAGCATATAACAATAAATGTACCCATTTACAATGTCCGGTATTTTATGAAAAGGAAAATGATACGCTATTATGTCCATGCCATAAAGGTTACTTTAATGTTGATAGTGGCCATCCTGAAGCAGGACCACCGCAGCGGGAATTACCTTTAATTGAGCTAGAAGTTCACAATGGGACGGTGTATGCAGTCGGAAGGAAGATTCGTCATGGGTAA
- a CDS encoding D-alanyl-D-alanine carboxypeptidase family protein, with protein sequence MKFSIKLMCSIILCLIPIIAKTNHAHALSAESAILMEQESGRILFEKDAYSKKRIASITKIMTAIIAVESGKLDELVNISENAEGVEGSSLYLKAGTKVKLEDLVYGMMLRSGNDAAVAIAEHVGGSLDGFCKLMNEKAKELGMESTYFSNPHGLDDHEKHYSTAYDMALLTRYAYNNPIYKKIAGTKEYKFSSKKYGDQYWRNKNRLVTGMYQYSTGGKTGYTIRAKRTLVSTANKDGMDLIAVTLNDPHDWRDHISLFNNAFNNYEMVDIVTSQLSREKKQPFTENLYVKESIRFPLTKAEKEQLRVDLNINVNEEHIDPHEPVGNFLIKIGKKEVKSVPVFMKYVPFDMNHYID encoded by the coding sequence TTGAAATTTTCGATAAAGTTGATGTGTTCAATCATTCTTTGCCTTATTCCTATCATAGCGAAAACTAATCATGCACATGCCCTTTCAGCAGAAAGTGCCATTTTAATGGAACAGGAATCAGGAAGAATACTGTTTGAAAAGGATGCTTATTCGAAAAAGAGAATTGCTAGTATTACAAAAATAATGACAGCAATTATTGCGGTAGAGTCTGGGAAATTAGATGAGTTGGTTAATATAAGTGAAAATGCTGAAGGTGTAGAAGGGTCTTCCTTATATTTAAAAGCAGGCACAAAGGTAAAACTAGAAGATTTAGTTTACGGAATGATGCTTCGTTCGGGAAATGATGCGGCTGTAGCTATTGCAGAGCATGTTGGTGGAAGTTTAGATGGTTTCTGTAAGTTGATGAATGAAAAAGCTAAAGAATTGGGAATGGAAAGTACGTATTTCTCTAATCCACACGGTTTAGATGATCACGAGAAACATTATTCTACCGCATATGATATGGCGTTACTAACTCGTTATGCATACAATAATCCTATATATAAAAAAATTGCTGGGACGAAGGAATATAAGTTTTCTTCTAAAAAATATGGAGATCAATATTGGCGAAATAAAAACCGATTAGTAACAGGAATGTATCAATACTCGACTGGTGGAAAAACAGGTTATACGATAAGAGCGAAAAGAACGTTAGTGTCAACAGCGAATAAAGATGGAATGGATTTAATTGCTGTAACACTAAATGATCCACATGATTGGCGTGATCATATTTCCCTATTCAATAATGCATTTAACAACTATGAGATGGTTGATATCGTAACTAGTCAGTTATCTCGTGAAAAGAAACAGCCATTCACTGAAAATCTCTACGTGAAAGAGTCTATTCGTTTTCCTTTAACGAAAGCGGAAAAAGAGCAGTTACGAGTTGATTTAAATATAAACGTAAACGAAGAACATATAGATCCTCATGAACCGGTTGGTAATTTTCTTATAAAAATAGGAAAGAAAGAAGTAAAGTCTGTTCCGGTATTTATGAAATATGTACCATTTGATATGAATCATTATATAGATTAA
- a CDS encoding uracil permease has product MKTKTVHYPWYKKEDTDAFFALFQNNLANFVIIAVTMLGLGFPASIVFGKVIPGAAVAVIFGNLYYAYMANRLAQKEKRTDVTALSYGISTPVMFVFLFGVLAPAKAITGDPELAWKIAVGAAFLSGLIEAVISFSGNWVRDHLPRAAMLGALAGVAFTFIAGEMLFNTFAIPVVGLVSLVIIILGVIGKVVMPFKIPASLFAVVIGTVLAFTLGYQSPSTFQEGLAHIGFYPFLPSLVAFEGISYLFGALIGLLAVILPITLYNAIETMNNVDAMAAEGDSYDVRESQAVDGVGTMLGAIFGGLFPTTVYIAAVGSKWMGAGRGYSILNAVVFAIAAMTGLIAALAAIIPLAAVAPILVFVGMSLVVSSFQSNEKKYFPAVTIAMLPYLANYVMTRFNNNAGEVVAGISEGIVPLGQGAMFTGIILGAITVYIIDKKYYHAMSFAFIGAFLSFIGLMHAPKLAINAAPDFSIAYILIALFLYYYGWKQAKISTVQDVTKKVA; this is encoded by the coding sequence ATGAAAACGAAAACTGTTCATTATCCGTGGTATAAGAAAGAAGATACAGATGCATTCTTCGCCCTTTTTCAAAACAATTTAGCTAACTTTGTTATCATTGCCGTTACGATGCTTGGACTAGGGTTTCCAGCAAGTATTGTATTCGGAAAAGTTATTCCTGGAGCTGCTGTTGCCGTTATTTTTGGAAATTTATATTATGCTTACATGGCAAATCGTTTAGCACAAAAAGAAAAGAGAACGGACGTAACCGCACTATCATACGGAATTAGTACCCCTGTTATGTTTGTCTTTTTATTCGGGGTGTTAGCCCCAGCGAAAGCAATTACAGGTGATCCTGAGCTAGCTTGGAAAATCGCAGTTGGTGCCGCATTTTTAAGTGGACTTATTGAAGCAGTAATTAGTTTTTCAGGAAATTGGGTTCGCGACCATTTGCCACGTGCTGCAATGCTCGGAGCTTTAGCAGGTGTTGCGTTTACGTTTATTGCTGGAGAAATGTTGTTTAATACATTTGCTATCCCAGTAGTTGGACTTGTTTCTTTAGTAATAATCATACTTGGTGTGATTGGAAAAGTAGTTATGCCATTTAAAATTCCTGCTTCATTATTTGCTGTAGTAATTGGAACGGTTTTAGCATTCACGTTAGGATATCAATCGCCAAGTACGTTTCAAGAAGGATTAGCACATATAGGATTTTACCCATTCTTACCAAGTTTAGTTGCCTTTGAAGGTATTTCTTATCTTTTTGGAGCTTTAATCGGACTTTTAGCAGTTATTTTACCTATTACTCTTTATAATGCAATTGAAACAATGAATAATGTTGATGCAATGGCAGCTGAAGGAGACTCATACGATGTAAGGGAAAGTCAAGCTGTTGACGGTGTCGGCACAATGCTCGGTGCTATTTTTGGTGGATTATTCCCAACAACTGTTTATATCGCTGCTGTTGGTTCTAAATGGATGGGCGCTGGTAGAGGTTATAGTATTTTAAATGCTGTAGTTTTTGCTATTGCTGCAATGACTGGATTAATCGCTGCTTTAGCTGCTATCATCCCACTAGCTGCAGTTGCACCAATTTTAGTATTCGTTGGTATGTCGTTAGTAGTTAGCTCTTTCCAATCAAACGAGAAAAAGTATTTCCCTGCTGTTACTATCGCAATGTTACCTTACTTAGCTAACTATGTGATGACTAGATTTAATAACAATGCTGGTGAAGTTGTTGCTGGTATATCGGAAGGGATTGTTCCGTTAGGTCAAGGAGCGATGTTTACTGGTATCATACTTGGAGCAATTACTGTTTATATTATTGATAAAAAATACTACCATGCTATGAGTTTTGCATTTATTGGAGCATTTCTATCCTTTATCGGATTGATGCACGCACCGAAGCTCGCTATTAATGCTGCTCCTGATTTCTCAATAGCCTATATTTTAATTGCACTATTCTTATACTACTATGGTTGGAAACAAGCAAAAATCTCTACGGTTCAAGATGTAACAAAGAAAGTTGCCTAA
- a CDS encoding xanthine phosphoribosyltransferase, with amino-acid sequence MKLLEQAIREKGTVLPNDVLKVNSFLNHQIDTELMIAIGKEFAHLFAQEGITKVLTIESSGIAPSFMAANELKSPLIFARKKKSLTLQDNVYTSSVYSYTKKETNEITVAKEFLNCNDTVLIIDDFLANGEAALGLASIVEQAGATVVGIGIVIEKSFQPGRNKLLQAGYRVESLARIESLSNGTVTFVTKNHLEEVQHENENCSLSVV; translated from the coding sequence ATGAAACTACTAGAGCAAGCAATTCGTGAAAAAGGAACGGTTCTTCCTAATGATGTTCTAAAAGTTAATTCTTTTTTAAACCATCAAATTGATACGGAGCTAATGATTGCAATTGGCAAAGAGTTTGCACATCTTTTTGCACAAGAAGGAATTACGAAAGTGTTAACGATTGAATCGTCTGGTATTGCTCCAAGCTTTATGGCTGCAAACGAGCTAAAGTCACCACTTATTTTCGCACGAAAAAAGAAATCTTTAACCCTACAAGATAATGTGTATACAAGTAGTGTTTATTCTTATACAAAAAAAGAAACGAACGAGATTACTGTCGCAAAAGAGTTTTTAAATTGTAACGATACCGTATTAATCATTGATGATTTTCTTGCTAACGGTGAAGCAGCGTTAGGGCTAGCATCAATCGTTGAACAAGCGGGTGCGACAGTTGTAGGGATCGGGATTGTTATCGAAAAATCGTTTCAACCTGGTCGAAATAAACTGCTACAAGCAGGTTACCGAGTAGAGTCTTTAGCAAGAATTGAATCTTTATCCAACGGTACTGTTACTTTTGTTACAAAAAATCATCTGGAGGAAGTACAACATGAAAACGAAAACTGTTCATTATCCGTGGTATAA
- a CDS encoding EamA family transporter: MVNKTLYFSLFVFLGGCSYGVLSTFVKKAYEKGFVFQDVIQSQFFFGWVLLLLLMLLFSRNRVTKKQMITLMLVGITTSLTGMFYYLSLQTIQASLAIILLFQFTWVGVLIESIVNRTLPSKEKVISVIILFIGTLLSGGFFGSESFYWEKNGVFFGLCSAITFALFIFFSGRVETNVPTITRSFMMTSGALLFLFIILTPSFLINGSLSDGLWLYGVPLGVFGVVLPVIFFAYGAPKINSGLATILGASELPVAVIMSMLVLHEAVTFLQWVGVFIILVGIALPQFNVLKKQPLQV, from the coding sequence ATGGTGAATAAAACGTTATATTTCTCCCTCTTTGTGTTTTTAGGAGGGTGCTCGTACGGGGTTCTATCTACTTTTGTAAAAAAGGCGTACGAGAAAGGATTTGTTTTCCAGGACGTTATTCAAAGTCAATTTTTCTTTGGCTGGGTCCTATTATTATTACTCATGTTGCTTTTCTCTCGTAATAGAGTGACAAAAAAGCAAATGATTACATTGATGCTAGTTGGAATTACTACGAGTTTAACAGGAATGTTCTATTATTTATCCCTTCAAACGATTCAAGCATCGTTAGCTATTATTTTATTATTTCAATTTACTTGGGTAGGAGTCTTAATAGAAAGTATTGTAAATCGAACTTTACCATCTAAAGAAAAAGTCATTTCCGTTATTATTCTTTTTATTGGAACTTTGTTATCTGGCGGTTTTTTCGGAAGCGAATCGTTCTATTGGGAAAAAAATGGAGTGTTTTTCGGACTTTGTTCTGCTATAACTTTTGCACTATTTATCTTCTTCAGTGGTAGAGTGGAAACGAACGTACCTACTATTACAAGAAGCTTTATGATGACATCTGGTGCGCTCTTATTTTTATTTATCATTTTAACGCCATCGTTCCTTATAAACGGGTCATTATCAGACGGTTTATGGCTTTACGGTGTACCTCTTGGAGTTTTCGGAGTTGTATTACCTGTTATCTTTTTTGCATATGGTGCACCGAAAATAAATAGTGGATTAGCTACGATATTAGGAGCTTCTGAGCTTCCTGTTGCAGTCATTATGTCGATGCTCGTTTTACATGAAGCAGTGACGTTTTTACAATGGGTTGGAGTGTTCATTATTTTAGTTGGAATTGCGCTCCCTCAATTTAACGTATTGAAAAAACAACCGTTGCAAGTTTAA
- a CDS encoding DUF2500 domain-containing protein: METFMGLAGAFGGGMFFGGFNTIFFLVFFIILGVILFTFIKGIKQWSYNNQQPVLTVAAIVVTKRANVRRNVHHHGDHHHHSSSTTYYVTFQVESGDRMELHVNGREYGQLAEGDRGKLTFQGTRYLKFERIV; this comes from the coding sequence ATGGAAACTTTTATGGGGCTAGCTGGGGCTTTTGGTGGCGGTATGTTTTTTGGTGGTTTTAATACAATTTTCTTTCTAGTTTTTTTCATCATATTAGGTGTCATTCTTTTCACATTTATTAAAGGGATTAAACAATGGAGTTATAACAATCAACAACCAGTTTTAACGGTAGCGGCAATTGTTGTGACGAAACGTGCAAATGTAAGAAGAAATGTTCATCATCACGGAGATCATCATCATCATTCGAGTAGTACCACATATTATGTAACGTTCCAGGTTGAAAGTGGAGATAGGATGGAATTGCATGTCAATGGACGTGAATACGGCCAACTGGCAGAAGGTGATAGAGGAAAATTAACGTTCCAAGGAACTAGATATTTGAAATTTGAACGGATCGTATAA
- a CDS encoding HD domain-containing protein: MIIEDIYGVTEITEPVLIDLLHSKPVQRLKGIYQAGAGFFVQPKWNTTRYEHSVGALILVRKLGASLEEQIAALLHDVSHTAFSHTVDYALGRANEDYHEEIFDEIVRRSEIPSILRSHGYSTNLLNDIEKWTLLEKNAPDLCGDRIDYTLRDQYNYGFITAEEIHSFLHTLIVIDGTICISSLEQAEWFVNIYYQEVIDFFLDPLNVYAYQLLAKALNYSFKQNIITKNELLLEDEQVMNRLRSSQNIKLKEMLSRLSPGVQVEEKKEDYEFYQKNKLRLIDPLVFIDNKTVRASSLSPQVHTMNKLARDRTELGTYVKLKRVHKDSLY; the protein is encoded by the coding sequence TTGATAATAGAAGATATTTATGGAGTTACTGAAATAACCGAGCCTGTTTTAATAGATTTATTACATTCAAAGCCGGTTCAACGATTAAAAGGTATTTATCAAGCCGGAGCTGGCTTTTTCGTTCAACCGAAGTGGAATACTACTAGATATGAACATTCAGTGGGAGCATTAATACTCGTTAGAAAGCTTGGTGCTTCCCTCGAGGAGCAAATAGCAGCACTGCTTCACGATGTCTCTCATACAGCTTTTTCACATACAGTGGATTATGCATTAGGAAGAGCAAACGAAGATTATCATGAAGAAATATTTGATGAAATTGTGAGAAGGTCAGAAATCCCTTCTATTCTGCGTAGTCACGGTTACTCTACTAATTTACTAAATGATATTGAGAAATGGACGTTGTTAGAAAAGAATGCACCAGATTTATGTGGGGATCGGATTGACTATACTTTAAGAGATCAGTACAACTACGGATTCATTACAGCAGAGGAGATTCATTCGTTTTTACATACTCTCATTGTGATAGACGGAACAATTTGTATCTCCTCACTCGAACAAGCCGAATGGTTCGTGAACATCTATTACCAAGAAGTTATTGACTTTTTTCTTGATCCGCTAAATGTATATGCTTATCAGCTACTAGCTAAAGCATTAAATTATAGTTTTAAGCAAAATATCATCACTAAAAACGAGCTTTTGTTAGAAGACGAGCAAGTAATGAACCGATTACGCTCCTCACAAAATATAAAACTGAAAGAAATGTTAAGTCGTTTATCACCAGGCGTGCAGGTAGAGGAAAAGAAGGAAGATTATGAGTTCTATCAAAAGAATAAATTACGGCTCATTGACCCGTTAGTTTTTATCGATAACAAAACAGTTAGAGCGAGTTCGCTTTCTCCGCAAGTACATACAATGAACAAACTAGCAAGAGATCGCACTGAACTCGGGACTTATGTGAAACTAAAAAGGGTCCACAAAGACAGTCTTTACTGA